A genome region from Pseudoalteromonas tetraodonis includes the following:
- the yidD gene encoding membrane protein insertion efficiency factor YidD codes for MRLLKPLAALPTRCLVLLIRGYQKWISPLLGPHCRFNPTCSSYAIQAINLHGAVKGSWLAVKRILKCHPLHSGGDDPVPEKLTRINHQHEK; via the coding sequence ATGAGGTTACTTAAACCACTTGCTGCGTTACCAACACGTTGTTTAGTTTTATTGATCCGCGGTTATCAAAAGTGGATTAGCCCGCTATTGGGTCCGCATTGTCGTTTTAATCCAACCTGTTCTAGCTACGCTATTCAAGCAATTAATTTGCATGGTGCAGTAAAAGGCAGTTGGCTCGCAGTTAAACGCATATTAAAATGCCATCCTTTACATTCAGGTGGAGACGACCCCGTTCCTGAAAAATTAACCCGTATTAACCACCAACACGAGAAATAA